Proteins encoded in a region of the Zunongwangia endophytica genome:
- a CDS encoding Tex family protein: MNLHQFITKKLGLPAKSIQNTVQLLQEDATVPFIARYRKEQTGNLDETQIQQISEELQYFQNLEKRKHSILEAIENQDALNDQLKSKIENAENLTVLEDLYLPFKKKRKTKADTARENGLEPLAKMIMAQNSPDIHAAASKFVKSKVNSKDEALEGAKHIIAEWINENQFIRKRIRQLYSRKAEIVSKVVKAKATEDASQKFQQYFDWQEPLKRIPSHRFLAIFRADKEGILKLKIEVEKAEALRIITESLIKNRNSQSADLIEAAASDAFSRLLKPSFFTEFLNETKLKADEEAIKVFSLNLEQLLLAPPLGEKRILAIDPGFKSGCKVVCLDKSGKLVHNENIYPHPPQREQSAAAKKIESLVKTYNIEAISIGNGTASRETEQFVKSITFDHEVAVYVVNEAGASVYSASKVARDEFPNYDITVRGAVSIGRRLSDPLAELVKIDPKSIGVGQYQHEVDQNLLKQRLDTTVMSTVNKIGINLNTASKELLSYVSGLGPSLADNIIKARSENGAFASRKELLKVPRLGAKAFEQSAGFLRIKNPKNPLDNSSVHPESYAIVKKMAKDLSVDISALVGNKKKLQEIKLENYITESTGLPTLKDIIAELEKPGVDPREKISAFAFDESIREITDLKPGMKLAGLVNNITNFGCFVDIGLKQSGLVHISKLSNTYVSDVTQIVRLNQEVEVTVLDVDLDRKRIQLSMVD; the protein is encoded by the coding sequence CAAATTCAGCAAATTTCAGAAGAACTTCAATATTTTCAGAATTTAGAGAAACGTAAGCATTCCATTTTAGAAGCGATCGAAAATCAGGATGCGCTTAACGATCAGTTGAAATCGAAAATTGAAAACGCTGAAAATCTCACTGTTTTAGAAGATTTATATCTTCCGTTTAAGAAAAAACGAAAAACAAAAGCAGATACTGCCAGAGAGAACGGTTTAGAGCCATTGGCTAAAATGATAATGGCTCAAAACTCGCCAGATATCCATGCGGCAGCATCGAAATTCGTAAAAAGTAAAGTAAATTCTAAGGATGAAGCGCTAGAAGGCGCTAAACATATTATTGCGGAATGGATTAACGAAAATCAATTTATTAGAAAGCGAATTCGACAATTATATTCTAGAAAAGCTGAAATAGTTTCGAAAGTTGTAAAAGCAAAAGCTACGGAAGATGCTTCACAAAAATTTCAGCAGTATTTTGATTGGCAGGAGCCTTTAAAAAGAATTCCGTCGCATCGATTTTTAGCTATTTTTCGTGCTGATAAAGAAGGAATTCTAAAGCTAAAAATTGAGGTTGAAAAAGCTGAAGCTTTACGTATAATTACTGAATCTCTCATTAAAAACAGAAATTCGCAATCTGCAGATTTAATAGAAGCAGCTGCAAGCGATGCGTTTTCCAGACTGCTAAAACCTTCTTTTTTTACTGAATTTTTAAATGAAACAAAATTAAAAGCAGATGAAGAAGCTATAAAAGTTTTTTCATTGAATTTGGAGCAATTGCTTTTGGCACCACCACTGGGAGAAAAACGAATTTTAGCGATCGATCCCGGATTTAAATCGGGTTGTAAAGTTGTTTGCCTAGATAAAAGTGGAAAGTTAGTGCATAATGAGAATATTTATCCGCATCCGCCACAACGGGAGCAAAGTGCGGCTGCAAAGAAAATTGAATCGCTAGTTAAAACGTATAATATTGAAGCTATTTCTATTGGAAATGGGACTGCAAGCCGAGAAACAGAGCAGTTTGTAAAATCGATTACATTTGATCATGAAGTAGCGGTTTATGTGGTGAACGAAGCTGGAGCCTCGGTATATTCAGCTTCGAAAGTGGCGCGAGACGAATTTCCTAATTACGATATTACTGTTCGCGGAGCGGTTTCTATCGGCAGGAGACTTAGCGATCCTTTGGCAGAATTGGTCAAAATCGATCCAAAATCTATTGGAGTAGGGCAGTACCAGCACGAAGTCGATCAAAATTTACTGAAGCAACGATTGGATACCACCGTAATGAGTACGGTAAATAAAATAGGAATCAATTTAAACACAGCGAGTAAAGAATTGCTTTCTTATGTAAGTGGTTTAGGGCCATCTTTAGCGGATAATATCATAAAAGCAAGAAGCGAAAATGGAGCATTTGCATCTAGAAAAGAGTTACTGAAAGTGCCAAGGTTGGGAGCCAAAGCCTTTGAACAATCAGCTGGATTTCTTAGAATAAAAAATCCCAAAAATCCACTTGATAATTCTTCAGTGCATCCAGAAAGTTATGCCATTGTAAAAAAGATGGCTAAAGATCTTTCTGTAGACATTTCAGCTTTAGTAGGGAATAAAAAGAAACTTCAGGAAATAAAACTTGAAAATTATATTACTGAAAGTACTGGTTTACCCACGTTAAAAGATATTATTGCTGAATTAGAAAAACCGGGCGTAGATCCACGAGAAAAAATTAGTGCATTTGCTTTTGATGAAAGTATTCGCGAAATCACCGATTTAAAACCCGGAATGAAATTAGCCGGATTAGTCAATAATATCACCAATTTTGGATGTTTTGTGGATATAGGATTGAAGCAAAGCGGACTCGTTCATATCTCGAAATTATCGAATACTTATGTAAGTGACGTTACTCAAATAGTACGCTTAAATCAAGAAGTTGAAGTTACTGTTTTGGATGTAGATTTAGATCGAAAAAGGATTCAGCTTTCTATGGTAGATTAA
- a CDS encoding YtxH domain-containing protein has translation MRSGGKILIGLLSGAAAGIAAGLLFAPKKGKDTRKSIATTSDNYYKDARGRVTDFSDSVNHKIDALKAKTKANLTNSKSEEKINEAKAEIHEMKAS, from the coding sequence ATGAGATCAGGAGGAAAAATTTTAATAGGATTATTATCTGGAGCTGCAGCCGGAATTGCAGCAGGTTTATTATTTGCTCCTAAAAAGGGTAAGGATACAAGAAAATCAATTGCTACAACTAGCGACAACTATTATAAAGATGCAAGAGGTAGAGTAACAGACTTTTCAGATTCTGTAAACCACAAAATTGATGCTCTTAAAGCTAAAACAAAAGCTAATCTTACCAATTCTAAGTCTGAAGAAAAAATAAATGAAGCTAAAGCTGAAATCCACGAGATGAAAGCGAGCTAA
- a CDS encoding mechanosensitive ion channel family protein codes for MKYIIYGIVGLMISFYLASYLIKKIGKDPRNILPVNFARRIRIPLLLFLLAILLWIGNISDFSNSEEYEYVARHVIIALLTISITWFLIVCLKVFKERMLRKYDVSKVDNLKARKVYTQFTILENIIIFILVILAIGITLMSFESIRSVGVSLLTSAGIAGIIVGLAAQKAIATLLAGIQIAITQPIRLQDAVIVEGEWGWIEEITLTYVVVKVWDKRRLVVPSTYFIENTFQNWTRKSADLMGTVFIYTDYDVSFDAIREEQTRLLEGTPLWDGKVNVLQVTDATEKSVEIRILLSAKDSPTSWDLRVYIREKIIDFIRINYPHSLPKTRVVLPQQDQNPAETTPPPSV; via the coding sequence TTGAAATATATAATATACGGTATTGTTGGGTTAATGATTAGTTTCTACTTAGCATCATACCTCATAAAAAAAATCGGAAAGGATCCACGTAATATTCTGCCGGTTAATTTTGCACGTCGAATACGAATACCTCTTTTGCTTTTCCTATTGGCAATTTTATTATGGATTGGTAATATATCAGATTTCTCAAATTCCGAAGAATATGAATACGTTGCCAGACATGTAATAATCGCGCTTTTAACTATTTCAATTACCTGGTTTTTGATCGTTTGCTTAAAGGTTTTTAAGGAGCGGATGCTTCGTAAATATGATGTATCTAAAGTTGATAATCTAAAAGCCCGAAAAGTTTATACTCAATTTACCATCCTTGAAAATATTATTATTTTCATTTTAGTGATCCTGGCAATTGGTATTACGCTTATGAGTTTTGAAAGTATTCGCTCTGTTGGAGTTAGTTTATTAACCTCTGCTGGTATTGCTGGTATCATCGTAGGTTTAGCAGCGCAAAAGGCTATTGCTACATTATTAGCTGGAATACAAATAGCCATTACACAACCAATTAGACTTCAAGATGCCGTTATCGTTGAAGGCGAATGGGGTTGGATCGAGGAAATTACGCTTACTTATGTGGTCGTAAAGGTTTGGGATAAACGAAGATTGGTGGTTCCATCTACTTATTTTATTGAAAACACGTTTCAGAATTGGACTAGAAAATCTGCTGATTTAATGGGTACTGTATTTATTTATACCGATTATGATGTTTCTTTTGATGCGATACGGGAAGAACAAACACGATTACTGGAAGGAACTCCTTTATGGGATGGAAAAGTAAACGTTTTACAAGTAACAGATGCTACTGAAAAATCAGTTGAAATTAGAATATTGCTTAGTGCCAAAGACTCACCTACATCATGGGATCTTCGAGTTTATATTCGTGAAAAGATTATCGATTTTATTCGTATAAATTATCCTCACAGTTTGCCTAAAACAAGAGTGGTGTTACCCCAGCAAGACCAGAATCCAGCTGAAACAACACCACCACCTTCAGTATAA
- a CDS encoding glycoside hydrolase family 15 protein, with product MDNLDYGIIGNCKSCALVSKTGSMDWCCLPAFDSAAVFAKILDENKGGSFEFKVSDDYNISQEYLWETNILSTVFDNGEDAFQLIDFMPRYPRDDGSYYSPPDVIRFLRLLKGKPKFKVLYNPRLDFAREETYNENKGNYIKSYTTEGKYDSLFFYSSLDLEDILQQREITLTGNAYCLIGYHEKLITQSLDRSYLKFQRTKTYWMNWSEKTTRYSHYSNEIMRSALVLKLLSYKKSGAVLAAATTSLPETIGEERNWDYRFCWIRDASMVIKVMAGLGHVKSAKDFLQFIIDIIPDKDEKIQIMYGIDGQKELTEHILDHLDGYKGSSPVRTGNAAYIQKQNDIYGILMEVIYQQFLQFETSLENSEELWTVVRGIVMIVEENWQKPDKGIWELRTEDRHFVFSKLLCWVAIDRAIKIGEVLRMGINDTHWKALRAEIYDDIYNNGWNEEKQAYTQFYGSSDLDASTLLMESYGFIDAKDPRFVSTVQATEKELCNDGLMYRYKNKDDFGLPSSSFTICTFWLINSLYKIGEEQKAKAMFEQLLSYSNHLGLFSEDIDFETKRLLGNFPQAYSHLALIETAANFSKGHISEENAFSGF from the coding sequence ATGGACAATTTAGATTACGGAATAATCGGAAATTGTAAGAGTTGCGCGCTTGTATCCAAAACGGGATCTATGGACTGGTGCTGTTTACCGGCATTTGATTCTGCTGCTGTTTTTGCCAAAATTCTCGACGAGAATAAAGGTGGTAGTTTTGAGTTTAAAGTTAGTGATGATTACAATATTTCGCAAGAATACCTTTGGGAAACAAACATCTTATCTACCGTTTTTGATAATGGAGAGGATGCTTTCCAATTAATAGATTTTATGCCGCGCTATCCAAGAGATGACGGTTCTTATTACTCCCCACCAGATGTTATTAGGTTTTTAAGATTACTTAAAGGGAAACCAAAATTTAAAGTACTCTATAATCCAAGATTGGATTTTGCCAGAGAAGAAACGTACAACGAAAATAAAGGAAACTATATAAAGAGTTATACCACAGAAGGTAAGTATGATTCTTTATTTTTTTATTCTAGCCTGGATCTAGAAGATATCTTACAACAGCGTGAAATAACGCTTACAGGTAACGCCTACTGTTTAATAGGTTACCATGAAAAATTAATTACACAATCATTAGATCGTTCGTATCTAAAATTTCAAAGAACTAAGACCTACTGGATGAACTGGAGTGAGAAAACCACCAGATATTCTCACTACAGTAATGAAATTATGCGTAGTGCTTTAGTATTGAAATTATTAAGCTACAAAAAATCTGGTGCTGTATTAGCAGCAGCAACCACCTCTTTACCTGAAACAATAGGAGAGGAGCGAAACTGGGATTACCGTTTTTGCTGGATTAGAGATGCCTCGATGGTAATTAAGGTAATGGCCGGTCTAGGTCACGTAAAATCTGCAAAAGACTTTTTACAGTTTATTATTGATATTATACCCGATAAGGATGAGAAAATCCAAATTATGTATGGTATTGATGGACAAAAAGAGCTTACTGAACATATCCTAGATCACTTAGATGGTTATAAAGGTTCTAGTCCTGTTAGAACTGGTAATGCCGCTTATATCCAAAAGCAAAATGATATCTACGGAATTTTGATGGAAGTTATCTATCAGCAATTCTTACAATTTGAAACTTCATTAGAGAATAGTGAGGAATTGTGGACAGTGGTTCGTGGAATTGTTATGATTGTTGAAGAAAACTGGCAAAAACCAGACAAGGGAATTTGGGAATTAAGAACTGAAGATCGTCATTTTGTATTTTCCAAACTACTTTGTTGGGTAGCGATAGATAGAGCAATTAAAATTGGTGAAGTGCTAAGAATGGGTATTAACGATACCCATTGGAAAGCCCTTAGAGCTGAAATTTATGACGATATCTACAATAACGGATGGAACGAAGAGAAACAAGCCTACACGCAATTCTATGGTTCTTCAGATTTAGATGCCAGTACTTTATTAATGGAATCTTACGGATTTATTGATGCAAAAGATCCAAGATTTGTGAGTACTGTACAAGCTACAGAGAAAGAATTGTGTAACGATGGTTTAATGTATCGTTACAAAAATAAAGATGATTTTGGATTACCATCATCATCATTTACTATTTGTACATTCTGGCTTATCAATAGTTTATATAAAATAGGAGAAGAGCAGAAAGCAAAAGCTATGTTCGAGCAGTTGCTTTCTTATAGCAATCATTTAGGATTGTTTAGTGAAGATATAGATTTTGAAACTAAAAGACTATTAGGAAATTTCCCTCAAGCATATTCGCATTTAGCTCTTATAGAAACGGCCGCTAATTTTAGTAAAGGTCATATTTCTGAAGAGAATGCTTTTAGTGGTTTTTAA
- a CDS encoding bifunctional alpha,alpha-trehalose-phosphate synthase (UDP-forming)/trehalose-phosphatase, translating to MSKTIIISNRLPLKISLDDDELQVTPSVGGLATGLKSFHRDGDSIWIGWSGLTEEEIPDHLEDEVKEKAKAEACVAVNLSEEEVDGFYYGFSNRTIWPLFHYFMEYTEAEHSSWEIYKQVNIKYAKEVLKYYEEGDRVWVHDYQLLLVPKLIRDEQPEAIIGFFNHIPFPSYEVFRTLPWRESVLEGMLGADLIGFHTYDYERHFLSSVTRILRHQVDFNEVTLPERIVKVDSFPMGIDYKKFEDAALNHFRGTEDEQSELQRRLDLHLDATPDAKLILSIDRLDYTKGIANRIRAFEYFLDKYPEFIEKVRLVMLAVPSRSNVPQYQRLKREIDELVGRINGKFSTVSWTPIWYFYRSMPFDNLIDLYTSCDIALLTPIRDGMNLVAKEYIATRTDHTGVLILSEMAGAAHEMNEALIINPNNFEQIAMTLKQAIEMPKDEQIERNKTLQKRLKRYNVEKWAKDFMSALEHTEDNRKSFESIRITPKIADQLVEDYKTSEKRILFLDYDGTLVDFKDKPEDARPDKELIDLVTQLNAQEKTDVVIISGRDKETLGDWWQGTSIELISEHGAWMRQKNCEWELSENVKNEWMDAVRPVIESFVDRTPGTFLEEKNYSLAWHYRKADPELGDLRANELSNTLKGLVSNRGLSVLAGNKVLEIKSSGVNKGKASSKKLVGDNYDFIFAIGDDWTDEYMFEELPRKSYTVKVGIKKTSANYYVNDTKRVREILRSFLE from the coding sequence ATGAGTAAAACTATTATTATTTCTAACCGTCTACCCCTTAAAATTTCTTTAGATGACGACGAGCTTCAAGTCACTCCAAGTGTTGGTGGCCTTGCAACAGGATTGAAATCTTTCCATCGCGATGGCGACAGTATTTGGATTGGCTGGAGTGGTTTAACTGAAGAAGAAATTCCAGACCATTTAGAAGATGAAGTGAAAGAAAAAGCAAAGGCTGAAGCATGTGTCGCAGTAAACCTAAGCGAAGAAGAAGTCGATGGTTTCTATTATGGTTTTAGTAACCGTACCATTTGGCCTCTTTTCCATTATTTTATGGAATATACCGAAGCAGAACATTCTTCTTGGGAGATCTATAAACAGGTAAATATCAAATACGCCAAAGAGGTCCTTAAATATTATGAAGAAGGTGACCGTGTCTGGGTTCATGACTACCAATTATTACTAGTACCTAAACTCATAAGAGATGAACAACCGGAAGCCATTATTGGCTTCTTTAATCATATACCATTTCCTTCTTACGAAGTATTTAGAACTTTACCTTGGCGTGAATCTGTATTAGAAGGGATGCTTGGTGCAGATTTAATAGGATTTCACACCTACGATTACGAAAGACATTTTTTAAGTTCGGTTACCAGAATTTTACGTCACCAGGTGGACTTCAATGAGGTTACATTGCCAGAGCGTATTGTAAAAGTTGACTCTTTCCCGATGGGTATCGATTATAAGAAATTTGAAGATGCTGCACTTAATCATTTCCGCGGAACCGAAGACGAACAATCAGAATTACAACGAAGATTAGATCTACACTTAGACGCTACACCAGATGCCAAACTAATTTTAAGTATTGACCGACTGGATTATACCAAAGGTATTGCAAATCGAATTAGAGCATTCGAATATTTTCTAGATAAATATCCAGAATTTATAGAAAAAGTACGATTGGTAATGTTAGCTGTGCCTTCAAGATCAAACGTACCACAATATCAAAGATTAAAACGTGAGATAGATGAACTAGTTGGTCGTATTAATGGTAAGTTTTCTACGGTAAGCTGGACACCCATCTGGTATTTCTATCGTTCGATGCCATTTGATAATTTAATTGATTTATACACATCTTGTGATATTGCACTACTTACCCCTATTAGAGACGGGATGAATCTGGTAGCCAAAGAATATATCGCTACAAGAACAGATCACACCGGTGTTCTTATTTTAAGTGAGATGGCAGGAGCTGCCCACGAGATGAACGAAGCGTTAATCATTAACCCGAATAATTTTGAGCAAATCGCTATGACCTTAAAACAGGCTATCGAAATGCCAAAAGATGAGCAGATCGAAAGAAACAAAACACTTCAGAAAAGATTAAAAAGATATAATGTTGAAAAATGGGCTAAAGACTTTATGAGCGCTTTAGAACATACTGAAGATAACCGCAAATCTTTTGAATCTATCCGTATCACTCCAAAAATTGCCGATCAATTAGTTGAAGATTATAAAACTTCAGAAAAAAGAATACTATTCTTAGACTATGATGGTACTTTGGTTGATTTTAAAGACAAACCCGAAGATGCCCGTCCAGATAAAGAACTTATCGATTTGGTAACTCAGCTTAACGCTCAGGAGAAAACTGATGTTGTGATTATAAGTGGTAGAGATAAAGAAACACTTGGAGATTGGTGGCAAGGAACATCTATAGAGCTAATTTCTGAACATGGAGCATGGATGCGCCAAAAAAATTGTGAATGGGAATTATCTGAAAATGTAAAAAACGAGTGGATGGATGCGGTTAGACCGGTAATCGAAAGTTTTGTTGATCGTACCCCAGGAACATTTTTAGAAGAAAAAAATTACTCCTTAGCATGGCATTATAGAAAAGCAGATCCAGAACTTGGTGATCTTAGAGCAAACGAACTATCTAATACATTAAAAGGACTGGTTTCAAATCGGGGGTTAAGTGTTTTGGCCGGTAACAAAGTTCTAGAAATAAAAAGTAGTGGCGTAAATAAGGGAAAAGCTTCCTCTAAAAAATTAGTAGGTGACAACTATGACTTTATTTTTGCCATAGGAGACGATTGGACCGATGAATACATGTTCGAAGAATTACCACGGAAATCTTATACCGTAAAAGTGGGTATAAAAAAGACTAGTGCCAATTATTACGTAAACGATACAAAGAGAGTTAGAGAAATTTTGAGGTCATTCTTAGAATAA
- a CDS encoding M28 family metallopeptidase has product MIKKISTASLLLISLFSLKPAYSQETDQKIYNIINEISADSIESDIRKLVGFGTRNTFSDTVSNTRGIGAARRWIKSEFDNIASGCNCMNVFYQKDFVKKEDGRRIPKDAWIVNVVAIQKGTKYPNRYIIMSGDIDSRASNTMDYKIDAPGANDNASGMAGTMESARVLSKYKFENSIVYVGLSGEEQGLFGGKGLAEYAKKNEWDIIGILNNDMIGNIEGVDGVISNRDFRIFSEPVPPTETENERKMRRFYGGEVDGISRQLARYIHKNTKTYMPEMNPMMIYRLDRFGRGGHHRPFNDLGFAGVRIMEAHENYNRQHQDIRTENGIEYGDVIEGVNFDYAKKLTAVNAINLASLAWAPPAPENVEIGGIVEADTKLKWEAVKGNIAGYKIYWRDTTAPQWQHSRFVGKDTTNFTLEGVVIDNFFFGVSAVGENGHESVVVFPSGTFR; this is encoded by the coding sequence ATGATAAAAAAAATATCTACTGCTTCTCTACTATTAATTAGCTTGTTTTCTCTGAAACCCGCATATTCTCAAGAAACCGATCAAAAGATTTATAATATAATCAATGAAATTTCAGCAGATAGTATAGAATCTGATATCCGAAAGTTAGTCGGCTTTGGTACTCGAAATACTTTTAGCGATACAGTTTCTAACACACGCGGAATTGGTGCTGCTCGACGTTGGATTAAATCTGAATTCGATAATATCGCCTCAGGTTGCAACTGTATGAATGTTTTCTATCAAAAAGATTTTGTAAAAAAAGAAGACGGAAGAAGAATACCAAAAGATGCCTGGATAGTAAATGTTGTAGCCATTCAAAAAGGAACTAAATATCCAAACCGCTACATCATAATGAGTGGTGATATCGATTCTCGTGCCAGCAATACTATGGATTATAAAATAGACGCACCGGGAGCTAATGATAATGCGAGTGGAATGGCCGGCACAATGGAATCTGCTCGTGTTCTGTCTAAATATAAATTTGAAAACAGCATTGTTTATGTTGGTCTTAGTGGTGAAGAGCAAGGACTTTTTGGTGGTAAAGGCTTGGCCGAATATGCTAAAAAGAATGAATGGGATATTATCGGGATATTGAATAATGATATGATTGGTAATATTGAAGGTGTAGATGGTGTGATTAGCAATCGTGATTTCAGGATTTTTTCTGAACCTGTTCCTCCTACAGAAACTGAAAATGAGCGAAAAATGCGACGATTTTATGGTGGCGAAGTAGATGGAATTTCCAGACAGCTCGCCAGATACATTCATAAAAACACGAAAACTTATATGCCAGAGATGAATCCTATGATGATTTACAGGCTTGATAGATTTGGGCGTGGTGGCCATCATCGACCTTTTAACGATCTTGGTTTTGCCGGAGTTAGAATTATGGAAGCGCACGAGAACTATAATCGCCAGCATCAAGATATAAGAACAGAAAATGGTATCGAATATGGCGATGTCATTGAAGGTGTTAATTTCGATTACGCTAAAAAACTAACTGCTGTTAACGCGATTAATTTAGCAAGTCTTGCTTGGGCACCACCCGCTCCTGAAAATGTAGAGATTGGCGGAATTGTAGAAGCCGATACAAAACTTAAATGGGAAGCTGTAAAAGGTAACATCGCAGGTTATAAAATATATTGGAGAGACACTACGGCTCCGCAATGGCAGCACTCCAGATTTGTAGGAAAAGACACAACTAATTTCACCTTAGAAGGAGTTGTGATCGATAATTTTTTCTTTGGAGTTTCTGCAGTAGGTGAAAACGGACACGAGAGTGTTGTGGTATTTCCTTCCGGAACATTTAGATAG